The following coding sequences are from one Roseimicrobium gellanilyticum window:
- a CDS encoding MsnO8 family LLM class oxidoreductase, whose amino-acid sequence MPLFSVLDLCPIIQGGDAASSFRNTLDLAQHAERWGYHRYWLAEHHNIPGVASSATSVIIGHVAGGTSTIRVGSGGIMLPNHAPLVIAEQFGTLASLYPGRIDLGLGRAPGGDQLTAAALRRGLGSNGDTFPQDLMELQSYFKPAASHRTVKAIPGTGLNVPIYLLGSSDFSARLAAALGLPFAFASHFAPGYLGEALKLYRREFQPSAECEKPHVMIGLNVFAADTDEEARYLHTSVQQAFLNLIRGVPNEMPPPVESMQGRWSTAEELHVRRMMRCTAVGSPTTVKRQIEGFLEETGADEIVATAQIYDHAARLRSFELAAQVFREINSGTRASGEWSDSAPMPVGLGMP is encoded by the coding sequence ATGCGGAGCGCTGGGGATATCACCGGTATTGGCTGGCGGAGCATCATAACATTCCCGGGGTGGCCAGCTCGGCGACTTCGGTCATCATCGGACATGTCGCGGGTGGCACCTCGACCATTCGAGTGGGTTCGGGTGGCATCATGCTGCCGAATCATGCGCCGCTGGTGATAGCGGAACAATTCGGCACCCTGGCGTCCCTGTATCCGGGGCGCATCGACTTGGGATTGGGCCGTGCCCCGGGTGGGGACCAGCTCACCGCGGCGGCGCTGCGTCGAGGGCTGGGCAGCAATGGCGACACCTTTCCGCAGGACTTGATGGAACTACAGTCGTACTTCAAGCCTGCGGCCTCACATCGCACGGTGAAGGCTATTCCCGGCACGGGGCTGAATGTTCCCATCTACCTGCTGGGCTCCAGTGACTTCAGCGCGCGTCTCGCCGCAGCATTGGGCCTACCCTTTGCCTTCGCTTCGCATTTCGCGCCGGGATATCTCGGTGAGGCACTGAAGTTGTACCGTCGCGAGTTCCAGCCTTCAGCGGAGTGTGAAAAGCCGCATGTGATGATCGGGCTCAACGTCTTCGCGGCCGATACAGATGAAGAGGCCCGCTACCTGCACACTTCTGTCCAGCAGGCATTTCTGAATTTGATCCGTGGTGTTCCAAATGAGATGCCGCCACCTGTGGAAAGCATGCAGGGAAGGTGGAGTACAGCGGAGGAACTGCACGTGCGCCGCATGATGCGCTGCACGGCTGTTGGCTCGCCGACCACGGTGAAGAGGCAGATTGAGGGGTTCCTGGAAGAAACCGGTGCGGATGAAATTGTAGCCACAGCGCAGATCTACGATCATGCGGCACGACTGCGCTCCTTTGAGCTGGCAGCGCAGGTGTTCCGCGAAATCAATTCCGGTACGAGAGCCAGCGGGGAATGGAGCGACTCCGCACCCATGCCAGTTGGGCTCGGCATGCCATAA